The Anopheles arabiensis isolate DONGOLA unplaced genomic scaffold, AaraD3 Autosomal_pericentromeric_contig0013, whole genome shotgun sequence genome includes a window with the following:
- the LOC120908296 gene encoding uncharacterized protein LOC120908296, which translates to MTLKAQAIKQLKRTYDDRLRAIDAFVQFKEGYNATTHYTQLASQLQALEEAKREFESVRDKVLLELDDYDEQLINEERNQFYEQYHSVKGFLRNKRGVDEGERPFSNSTMAVSMNSSARVRLPKIELPTFDGDITQWVTFKDRFVSMVHDVAEISVMKLQYLLASLKGDALASFEHVQLVAENYDTTWKALLERYDDSKILRREYFKALYRLEPMTAASAEELTRVVNECKRLVRGMERLKEPINQWDTPLTSM; encoded by the coding sequence ATGACGCTTAAGGCTCAAGCGATTaagcaactgaagcgtacGTATGATGATCGGTTACGTGCGATTGATGCGTTTGTGCAGTTTAAGGAGGGTTACAATGCGACAACGCATTATACTCAGTTAGCGAGTCAATTGCAGGCGTTAGAAGAAGCTAAGCGAGAGTTTGAAAGTGTGAGGGACAAGGTATTGCTGGAGCTGGACGATTATGATGAACAATTAATTAACGAAGAACGAAACCAGTTTTACGAACAGTATCACAGTGTAAAGGGTTTTCTCCGTAACAAACGAGGTGTAGATGAAGGGGAACGTCCATTTTCCAACAGTACGATGGCGGTGTCAATGAACTCGAGTGCGAGAGTAAGGCTACCTAAGATTGAGTTACCAACGTTTGATGGCGACATAACTCAATGGGTAACCTTTAAGGATCGATTTGTATCGATGGTGCATGACGTGGCAGAAATATCGGTGATGAAGCTGCAGTATTTGCTAGCCTCGCTGAAGGGCGACGCATTGGCATCTTTCGAACACGTCCAGCTCGTCGCAGAAAATTATGATACAACATGGAAGGCGCTGCTGGAACGCTATGATGATAGCAAGATTCTTCGTCGGGAATATTTCAAGGCGCTGTACCGGCTGGAGCCCATGACCGCTGCTTCCGCAGAGGAACTTACTCGAGTGGTAAACGAATGTAAACGTTTAGTGAGAGGCATGGAAAGGTTGAAGGAACCCATTAATCAGTGGGACACCCCGCTCACCAGCATG